The following is a genomic window from Actinomadura rubteroloni.
CGGCGGACGTCGTGGCGCTGGCCGCGAGCGCGCCGGACCTGGCCGAGGTCGTGGCGCGCGAGTCGGTGTGCCGCGCGTGCGACCGTCTCGTCGCGTGGCGGGAGAAGGTCGCGGTGGAGCGGCGGCGGATGTTCGCCGAGGAGGAGTACTGGGGGCGTCCGGTGCCGGGCTGGGGCGCGGACGAGCCGACGATCCTGATCTCGGGCCTGGCCCCGGCCGCGCACGGCGGCAACCGCACCGGGCGGATCTTCACCGGCGACCGCTCCGGCGACTGGCTGTTCGCGTCGCTGCACCGGGTGGGCCTCGCGGCGCGGGAGACGAGCGTCCGGGCGGGGGACGGGCAGGAGTTGTCCGGCGTCCGGGTTGTCGCGGCCGTCCGCTGCGCCCCGCCCGACAATAAGCCGACGCCCGACGAGCGGCGCGCCTGCCTGCCGTGGCTGGAGCGCGAGGTCGCCGAGGTCGCGCCGTCGGTGCGCTGCGTGGTCGCGCTCGGCGGGTTCGCGTGGCAGGCCGTGTGGCCCGCGCTGCGGGACGCCGGGTACGCGATGCCGCGCCCGCGCCCGCCGTTCGGGCACGGCGCCGAGGTCCTGCTGCCCGGCCCGCACGGACGGGACGTCACGCTGCTCGGCTGCTACCACCCGAGCCAGCAGAACACGTTCACCGGGCGCGTCACCGAGGCGATGCTCGACGCGATCTTCACGCGCGCCCGCGCGCTGGCGTCCTGAGCGGTGTCCTGAAGCGGGACGGGACCGGCCCCCGTCGGCCCCGTCCCGTCGGGCACCGAGAGATAGGACGCGCCCGAGTTCACCCAGGTTCGCCGTGTTTGACGGATTTCTCTGTGCGCCGGGTCACGTCCGGTGAGGGCGCCGCGGATCGGGGTATCGGCGTCCCATGGCTCCTGAGCGAAACCCCCGGCGGATCGTGATCCTCGGCGGCGGCTACGTCGGCATGTACACCGCGCTGCGCCTCCAGCGGAAACTGCGCCGCGACCTGCGCCGCGGCGACGTCACCATCACCGTCATCGACCCGCAGTCCTACATGACCTACCAGCCGTTCCTGCCGGAGGCCGCGGCGGGCAACCTGGAGCCCCGGCACGTCGTCGCGCCGCTGCGCAAGGTCCTGAAACGCTGCCGCGTCCGCAACGGCTATGTCACCCAAGTGGACGACGCGCACCGCTGCGTGACCTACCGCCCGGCCGGGGCGGACGAGCACGCCGAGCAGCAGATCCCCTACGACGTGCTCGTCGTCGCGCTCGGCTCGGTGTCCCGCACGCTCCCGATCCCCGGCCTCGCGTCCTGCGGCATCGGGTTCAAGACCATCGAGGAGGCCATCTACCTGCGCAACCACGTCCTGCACCAGCTCGACGTGGCCGCGTCCAACGACGACCCGGCGGTCCGCCGCCGCGCGCTGACGTTCGTGTTCGTCGGCGCGGGCTTCGCCGGGATCGAGGCCCTCGCCGAACTGGAGGACATGGCCCGCGACGCGTGCCGCTGGTACGGCATCGACCCGGCGGACATGCGCTGGATGATGGTCGAGGCCACCGACCGCGTCCTGCCCGAGGTCGGCCCCGAGATGGGCCGCTGGACGGCCGAGGCCCTGCGCCGGCGCGGCATCGAGGTCAAGCTGGAGACGCTGCTGAAATCGGCCGAGAACCGGCACATCGTCCTGAGCGACGGCGAGGAGTTCGACGCCGCCACGCTCGTCTGGACGGCCGGCGTGAAGGCGCACCCCGTCGTCCGGAACAGCGACCTGCCGCTGGACGACAAGGGGCGCGTCACGGTCGGCGCCGATCTCGTCGCCGAGGGCCGTCCCCACGTCTACGCCGCCGGGGACAACGCCCGCGTGCCCGATCTGTCGGGCAAGGGGGAGTTCACCGCGCCGAACGCGCAGCACGCCGTCCGGCAGGCCCGCCGCCTCGCCGACAACATCGTCGCCGACCTGCGCGGCAAGGACCGGACGCCCTACAAGCACGCCTACGTCGGGTCCGTCGCGGGCCTCGGGCTGCACAAGGGCGTCGCGAACGTCTACGGCGTCAAGCTGCGCGGCCTGCCCGCGTGGTTCATGCACCGCGCGTACCACCTGTCACGCATGCCGACGTTCAACCGTAAGATGCGGGTGACGGCGGACTGGACCCTGGCGCTCTTCTTCCGGCGTGAGATCGTCTCGCTCGCCGAACTGGAACGCCCGCACGAGGAGTTCGAGCTGGCCGGCCGGAGCTGACGGGGGGAGGCGCATGCAGGACGGTGTCGCGGGCCGCCTCACCCCCCTGCTCACCCGGATCCTCCTCGGCGACGAGGGCGGCGCCGGCGAACTGCCCGTCCAGGTCCGCGCCTGGGACGGCAGCGCGGTCGGCCCCGCCGGGGCGCCCGCGTTCGTGCTGCGGCACCGCCGCGCGCTGCGCCGGCTGCTGTGGAAGCCGGGCGAGATGGGGCTCGTCCGCGCCTACGTCGCGGGCGAGCTGGACATCGAGGGCGACGTGTTCGCCGCACTCGGAGCGGTCCAGCGCGTCATGCGCAGCGGCGACGAGCCCATCCGGCTGAGCGGCGACGACAAGCGCGAGATCGTCCGGACGGCCGTCATGCTCGGCGCGGTCGGCCCCGAGCCGCGTCCGCCCGCCGAGGAGTTCCCGGCGGGCCGCGCGCCCGCCGCCGAGGCGCCGCTGCGGGCGCCCGCAGCGTTCTTCGCCCGGATGCTCGGCCCGTCGCTCGCGCACGGCAGCGGCCTGTGGGACCAGGCCGTCGACCTGGAGGACGCCCAGCGCGCCGCCCTGGACTGCGTCGCCGAACGGCTCGGCCTGTTCCCCGGCGCCCGCGTCCTCGACCTGTCCGCGGGCTGGGGCGCGTTCGCCCGCCGCGCCGCCGCCGCGGGCGCCCGGGTCGTCGCGCTCGCCCGCACGCCCGAGCAGGCCGAGCACCTGCGCGCCGCGCGCGTCGAGGGCGTGGACGTCCGCGACGGCGGGCTGGACGCGGCGGGCGACGGCCCCTACGACGCCGTCGCCGGGCTCGGCGGCGTGGAGTCGCCGGACCTGCCCGTCTCCCGGCTCTACGAACTGCTCGCCCCCGGCGGCCGGCTCGTGCTCCAGCGGACGTCCCGCCGTCCCGGCCCGCACGAGGTCCGCCGCACCTTCACGACCAGCTACATGTTCCCCGGCGAGGCCGAACTGCGGACGCTCGGCGAGCAGGTCGCCGCGCTGGAGGACGCCGGGCTGGAGGTCCGCGCCGTCACCGCGCTGCGCGAGCACCACGCCCGCACGCTGCGCGCCTGGGCGGCGGGGTTGCAGCGGCACTGGGCCGAGTGCGCCGAGCTGGCGGGGGAGGGACGCGCCCGGGTCTGGCTCCTCTACCTCGCCGCGTCCGCGCTGGCCTGCGAGAGCGGACGGGTCGGCGTCCACGAGATCGCCGCCATCCGCCGGGACCGCGACGGCCGCGCCGGGACGACCCTCGTCGAGGAACGCGCCATTCTCAGCCGCTGACGCTCCGTGTCCGGTGAGTGGATGACTAGTCACCGTGCGTAGCGATATGCTGGCGCCGCCCCTGTGGCCCAACGGTTAGAGGCGGGCTCCCTAAAAGAGCTTCATCGTGTCGGTTCAACTCCGACCAGGGGCACCCGTCCACCGCGATGAACGTCACGGGCATTGTTATGTGTCCGCGACACGCGCGGGGGAACGATCGTCGGCGCCGTCGCGTCTACCATCACGAGGACCGGTGGCGGCCCGGATGGAGGACACAGTGGAGAGCAGGAACCCCGCGTTCCGGGGCCAGAACTTCCGCCAGCGTGCGGGGGCGTACAGCGGGTACGGGGCGCCCGAGACGCTGCCCGGCGGGCCGGCGTACGCGCCGTCCCGTCCCATGACCCTGGACGACGTCGTCGTCCGCGGCTTCTTCACGCTCGGCACGCTGGTCGTCGCGGCGGCGCTCACCTGGGCGCTCGTCCCGACCGCGTCGGCGGCGCCGGTGCTGGTGGTCGCGACGATCGCCGAACTCGGCATCTGGGCGTTCATCACGTTCGGGCGCAAGGCCAACGCGCCGCTCGTGCTGGCGTTCGCCGCCGTCTACGGCATCGTCGTCGGGGTCCTCAGCCACGCCTACAACGACCTGTACCACGGCATCGCGTTCCAGGCCGTCGTCGGCACCGCGCTCGCGTTCGGCGCGACGCTCGCCGTGCACGCGCTGCGGATCGTCCGGGTGACGCCCCGGTTCGTCCGGTTCGTCGTCGCGGCCGGGTTCGGGCTGATGGGCCTGATGATCGTGGACCTGCTGGTCTCGGCGTTCGGCGGCGACAGCGGCATCGGCATCCGCGACGCGTCCAGCCCGCTCGCCTACGTGTTCAGCGTCGTCGCGATCCTCGTCGGCTGCTTCTTCCTGCTGCTCGACTTCGACACGATCGAGCGCGGCGTCGCCGAGCGCGCCCCGGAGAACTTCGCCTGGTACTGCGCCTTCGGCCTGACGCTCAGCCTGGTCTGGATCTACCTGGAGCTGCTGCGCTTCCTGTCCTACTTCGCGGGCGGACGCAACTAGCCGCACACGACGAGGCCCCCGCCGGATGCGTCCGGCGGGGGCCTTCGCGTTGCGGGGCGCGGGTCAGCTCAGGCGCTCCAGCACCATCGCCATGCCCTGGCCGCCGCCGACGCACATGGTCTCCAGACCGAACTGCTTGTCGTGGAACCGCAGGCTGTTGATCAGCGTGGACGTGATCCGGGCGCCGGTCATGCCGAACGGGTGGCCGACCGCGATCGCGCCGCCGTTGACGTTCAGCTTGTCGATGTCGATGCCCAGCTCGTCCGCCGACGGCAGCACCTGCGCGGCGAACGCCTCGTTGATCTCCACGAGGTCGATGTCGTCGATCGTCAGGCCCGCGCGGGAGAGGGCCTGGCGGGACGCCTCCACCGGGCCGAGGCCCATGATCTCGGGGGACAGGCCGGTCACGCCGGTGGACACGATCCGCGCGAGCGGGGTGAGGCCCAGCTCGGCGGCCTTGGTGTCGCTCATGACGACGACGGCGGCGGCGCCGTCGTTCAGCGGGCAGCAGTTGCCCGCCGTGATGGTGCCGTCCGGGCGGAACGACGGCTGGAGCGAGGACACCTTCTCGTAGGTGGTGCCGGGACGCGGGCCGTCGTCCTTGTTGACGACCGTGCCGTCGGGCAGGGTCACCGGGGTGATGTCCTGCTCCCAGAAGCCGTTGGCGATGGCCTTCTCGGCGAGGTTCTGCGAGCGGACCGCGAACTCGTCCTGCGCCTGCCGGCTGACGCCCTTGAGGCTCGCCACGTTCTCGGCGGTCTGGCCCATCGCGATGTAGACGTCCGGGATGTTGCCGTCCTCGCGCGGGTCGCGCCACACGCCGGCGCCGCCCTCGGCGGTCTTGGCGGTGCGGGCCTTGGCGTCGTCGAACACCGGGTTCTCGGTGTCGGGCATGCCGTCGCTGCTGCCCTTGATGAACCGGCTGACGGTCTCCACGCCGGCGGAGACGATCACGTCGGCCTCGCCGGCCTTGATCGCGTGCAGCGCCATGCGGGTGGTCTGGAGCGAGGACGAACAGTACCGCGTGATCGTCGCGCCGGGCACGTTGTCCCAGCCCAGCAGGACGGACACGACGCGGCCCAGGTTGTGGCCCTGCTCGGCGCCGGGCAGGCCGCAGCCGAGGAGCAGGTCGTCGATCTGGGACGGGTCGAGCTGCGGCACCTTCGCCATCGCGGCGGCGACCATCTGCGCGGTCAGGTCGTCGCCGCGGACGTCCTTCAGCGACCCCTTGAAAGCACGGCCGATCGGCGAGCGCGCGGTTGCGACGATGACTGCCTCGGGCATGTCGGGACTCCTTGGTCTCCTTTGGGCGGCGATCGTTGGTTACTCGCCGGTCGCTTGTGAATCTAGCGTTCCCGGTGCAGGCCCGTACATGTCGGGTACCGCACATCATTGACACTTCGTCTAACAGTGCGGTGAGCACCGGGCCGCCGCCCACGGGACAAACGGGACATTGCGCCCGGTCAAACGGCGCCCGGCGTCGTCGGCGCCGCCTCGGGCACGCCCCGGCGGCGCAACAGCGTCGCCCACCGGCCGCGCGGCCCCTGGTCGGTGCCCGCGACGCGCGTCCCCGCGACCTCGGTGCCCGGCTCGTCCGCCGCCTCCGCCGCCGCGAGGTAGACCGGGAGCACGCCCGTCCGGCGCCGGGGGTCGGGCAGGACGTCGAAGTCCGGCTCCAGGTCCAGCGCCGCCGCCATCGACGGCAGCACCGCCATCGCCGCCGCCGCGTACCCGCGCGCCGACGGGTGGTACCGGTCGGCGCTGAACATCTCGCGCGGGTCGGCGGCGAACTCGCGGCCGAGCAGGTCGCCGAGCGACACCGACCGGCCGCCGCGCTCCACCACCACGATCGTCTGCGCCGCCGCGAGCCGCCGGCTGGCGTTCTGCGCGATCCAGCGCAGCGGCTGCCAGAGCGGCTTCACCGAACCGAGGTCCGGGCACGTCCCGACGACGACCTCGCAGCCCGCCGCGCGCAGCCGCTCCACCGCCGCCGCCAGGTGCCCGACCGACTCGGCCGCCGCGATCCGCGCGGTGACGTCGTTGGCGCCGATCATGATGACGGCGACGTCCGGGCTCGCCGCCAGCGCCCGGTCCACCTGCTCGGGCAGCATCGACGACCGCGCGCCCGACAGCGCGACGTTGGTCAGCTTCACCGGCCGTCCCGCGATCGCCGACAGGCCCGCCGCCAGCAGCGCGCCCGGTGTCTCGTCGGGCTCGTGGACGCCGAGGCCCGCCGCCGTCGAGTCGCCCAGCATCACGAACGACAGCGGCGCGCCGGTGTCCGGCCCGAACACGCCGTCGGCGACCGGCGGCGGCGTGCTCGGCGTCGCCCTGATCATCTTCTTGGCCAGCCGCGCCTCGACCAGGACCAGCCCGATCGTCAGCCCGCCGACGGCGGTGATCCCGCCGCCCCCGTACGCCGCCGCCGCGGCGATCCGCCGCGCCCGCAGCGCTCTCAGCAACCTCATCTGCCACCTCCGCGCACCCGGCCCCTACGGCGGTGATGCCCGCGAACGCCGTTCTGGGTTACCGTCGGAAACTGGAATCTATCCGAAACCGCATCCCCGACCGTCGCAGTACACGCGGGCTGAACAGGGATGTAACACGATGAAACGATCAGCGCCACGGGCGCCCGTCCGGCAGGGGGAGTCGCGATGCAGGTGAACGATTCGCTGGTCGAGTTGATGGGGAACACACCGCTGGTGCGGTTGCGCCGGGTCGTCACCGGGGCCCGTCCGCAGGTCCTCGCCAAGGTCGAGTACTTCAACCCGGGCGGCTCGGTGAAGGACCGGATCGCCGTCCGGATGATCGAGGCGGCCGAGGCGTCCGGCGAACTCGCGCCCGGCGGGACGATCGTGGAGCCCACGTCGGGCAACACCGGCGTCGGCCTCGCCATCGTCGCGCAGGAGCGCGGCTACCGGTGCGTGTTCGTCTGCCCCGACAAGGTCGCCCGCGACAAGACCGACGTGCTGCGCGCCTACGGGGCCGAGGTCGTCGTGTGCCCGACGGCCGTCTCGCCCGAGCACCCCGACTCGTACTACTCGGTGTCGGACCGGCTCGCCGCCGAGATCCCCGGCGCGTGGAAGCCGAACCAGTACGCCAACCGGAACAACCCGGAGTCGCACTACGCGACGACCGGCCCGGAGATCTGGGCGCAGACCGAGGGAACCGTGACGCACTTCGTCGCGGGCATCGGCACCGGCGGGACGATCACCGGCACCGGCCGCTACCTCAAGGAGGTCTCCGGCGGCGCCGTCCAGATCATCGGCGCCGACCCCGAGGGCTCGGTCTACTCCGGCGGCTCCGGCCGCCCCTACCTGACCGAGGGCGTCGGCGAGGACATCTGGCCCGAGACCTACGACCGGACGATCTGCGACGACGTCATCGCCGTCTCCGACAAGGACTCGTTCCTCATGACGCGGCGGCTCGCCCGCGAGGAGGGCCTGCTGGTCGGCGGGTCCTGCGGGATGGCGGTGGTCGCGGCCCTGCGCGTCGCCGCGGCGGCCCCGCAGGACGCCGTGATCGTCGTCCTGCTGCCCGACGGCGGGCGCGGCTACCTCAGCAAGATCTTCAACGACGAGTGGATGGGCCAGCACGGGTTCAGCGAGGACCGGACGACCACGGAGGCGACGGTCGGGGACGTCCTCGGCCAGAAGGCGGACGCGCAGTCCGACGGGATCCCGAGCTTCGTCCACATGCACCCCACCGAGTCGGTCGGCGAGGCGGTGAAGGTGCTCCGCGAGTTCGGCGTGTCGCAGATGCCGGTCGTGTCGCCGGGCGCCGGGCACCCCGACGTGATGGCCGGCGAGGTCATCGGCGCGGTCGAGGAGCGCCTGCTGCTCCACGCCCTCTACGCCGACCAGGCCGGACCGGACGAGCCGCTGGAGAAGCACATGAGCCCGCCGCTGCCGGTCGTCGGCTCCGGCGAGCCCGTGTCGCGGATGGTGTCCGTCCTGGAGGGGCGGGACGCGGCGGTCGTCCTCGTGGACGGCAAGCCCACCGGCATCGTCACCCGCCAGGACCTCCTGGCCTTCCTCGCGAACGGCTAGTCGGCGCCGGGCACGGGAGAGGATCCGCGCATGCACCTGGAATCGGCCGCGATCGTCGTCGACGACTACGACACGGCGATCGCGTTCTTCGTCGGCGCGCTCGGCTTCGAGCTGGCCGAGGACTCCCCGGCGCTGACCACCGAGGGCGGGCGCCCGAAGCGGTGGGTGGTCGTCCGGCCGCCCGGCGCGCGGACCGGGATCCTGCTCGCCCGCGCGGACGGCGAGCGCCAGGCGGCGGCGGTCGGGGACCAGGTCGGCGGACGCGTCGCGTTCTTCCTGCGCGTGGACGACTTCGACGCCGCCCATGCCCGGATGACGGCGGCGGGCGTCGAGTTCACCGGCCCCGTCCGCACCGAGCCCTACGGCCGCGTGGCGGTGTTCCTGGACGTCGCGGGCAACCGCTGGGACCTGCTCGGCCCCGCCTGACCCGGGGTCACTCGGCGCCGGGGGACGGGTCGTCGTGCTTGGGCGGCAGCCAGCCGGTGCCCTCGCACGGACGGCAGTTCTCCGGCGACACGGCCGTACTGATCTCCCCGTTCTGGACGGTGGCGCGCGGGACGGGCCGCACGCCCGCGCCGCCGCAGCACGGGCAGAGCATGTGGATACCGGCCGGAATCATCCGCACCCGCAGTTCCTGGACATGGGCAGGACGGTACGGCAGTCGACCGATCCTTTGCGAACTCTTGCCTGAACCTGTGCCGTTCAGCCGCGGACGCGAAAGCGCTGGTTGGTGGCCAGCGGCGCGTGCGACACCGCGATGCGCTCCAGCCGGACCCTCGTGCCGCCCGGATGGTCGAACAGCCGGACGCCGTCGCCCAGCAGGATCGGCGCGGTCATCACCAGCACCTCGTCCAGTACGCCCGCCGCAAGGCACTGCCGCGCGATGTCCGCGCCGATCACGTTGACGTACTTGTCGCCCGCGGCGGCCTTGGCGGCGGCCACGCCCGACGCCACGTCGCCGACGAACGTCACCTCCGGCACGGACATCTCGGGCACGTGGTGGGTGACGACGAACTGCGGCCCGTCCCAGCCGCCGCCGAACGCCTTGCCCTCCTTCTCGGTACCGCGATGCGGATCGTCGCCGCGGAACGACCGGTTCCCGATCAGCAGCGCGCCGATCTCGGCGATCACGTCCGCCACGGCCGGGTTGGGGCCGATGAGGTCGGTCAGCCAGGACATGTCGCCGCCCGGACCGGCGATGAAGCCGTCCAGCGACGCCGTGCAGGAGTACAGGATCTTCGCCATGTCCCGATGATGCCCGCCGGGTCCGACAGTCGCCTCAGGCGCGCGCGAACGGGCCGTCCAGCGCCGCCCACTGGAGCAGCATGATCGTCTTGGCGTCGGTGATCCCGCCGTCGCGGGTCATCGCGAGCGCGCGGTCGAACGGCAGCTCGACGACCTCGATGTCCTCGCCCTCCTCGGCGAGGCCCGCCGCGCCCGCGATCTGCGGCTCGCCCTCGACCGGCGCGGCGTAGCAGTGGACGATCTCGGTGACCGACCCCGGGCTCATGTACGCGTCGACGACGTGTTCGAGTTCGCCGATGACGTACCCGGTCTCCTCGGCGGTCTCGCGGCGGACGGCGTCCTCGGGACGGTCCTCGTCCAGCAGCCCGCCGGGCGTCTCCAGCAGCATCCCGTCCGGATGGCCGTTGACGTAGGCCGGGTAGCGGAACTGCCGGATCAGCACGACCGTCCGGCGCTCGCGGTTGTAGAGCAGGATCGTCGCGCCGTTGCCCCGGTCGTGGGTCTCGCGCTCGTGGGTCGTCCAGCGCCCGTGCCGGTCCTGGTAGTCGAAGACGGTGTTGCGCAGCACGTACCAGTGCGACGACAGCACCTGCACGTCGCGCACCTTCACCCGGGGGTTCCCGGTGAGGTCCCGCCCCGCCCGGTCCAGCCCCGTCCGCCCCCGCCGATCCGGCGTGTCGATCCCCGCGGTCACCGTCCCGACCCTAACCGCCCGCCCGCCGCACGAGCACGAAATGAGACCCGGCTCGCACGAGAAAGGCCTGGGGCGCGAGCCGTTAGGCGAGCGCCCCAGGCCGGGGTTTCCTTCAGGTGAGCCGGGAGGTGGGGCGGGGGAAATGGGCGGTGTTTCCGGCCCGTCCCTCCTCCCGGCGGTCTCTCAGCGGCGCAGGCCCGTGGCGACCTGCCAGTCCTCCTCCTCGCCGGCGGGCGACTTCTTCGGGGCGTCCCCGTGGCCCGGCCACCAGGCGCGGTGGCCCAGCATGGCCGTGAGGCCCGGGACGAGGAACGTCGACATGACGAACGCGGCGATCGAGATCCCGATGGCGACCGAGAAGCCCATCTGCTGGAGGAAGGACACCTTCGCCAGCATCATCACCGAGAACGTCCCGGCGAGGATCAGGCCCGCCGCGGCGACGGTCGGCCCGCCGTGCTGGACGGCCAGCGCCGCAGCCTCGCGCGGCTCGTGGCCCTCCTTGGCCTCCTCGCGCAGCCGCGCGGTCATCAGGATGTTGTAGTCCGTCCCGATGGCCAGCACGAACAGGTAGAGGATGATCGGCAACTGGAAGGTCACCCCGGCCTCGCCGAGCCCGCCCTGGAAGACGTAGACGGCGCTGCCGAGCGTGGACGCGAAGCCGACGAGCACCGCGGCCACCAGGTACACCGGGGCGACGACCGACCGCAGGAGCAGCGCGAGGATCACCGCGATGAGCACCGCCGCCACCGGCAGCGTGACCGACAGGTCCCGGTTGTTGACGGTGTTGATGTCCGACCACAGGGCCGTCTCACCGCCGACGTAGGAGCGCATGCCGTCCGGCGTGGCCTTGTGGACGGCCGGCCTCAGCTTGTCCTTCACCAGCACGACGGACTCGTTGGCGACCGGGTTCTTCTTCAGCAGCAGGTCCACCCGGACGACGCTCTTGTCCAGCGGCGCGGGAACGGGGTCCTGCACCCGGGCGACGCCGGGGGCGCCGTTGGCCGCCGCACGGAACGCGGCGACCTGGGCGTCGGTGGCCGGCGAGCCGTCGTTGGTCTTCAGGTAGACCTGGACGGGCTTGGTGAGGCCGGGCGGGAAGCCCTTCTCCATGTCCTTGGTGGCCTGCGCGGACTCGGTGTCCTGCGGGAAGCCGGACGCGAAGTCGTAGTCGGCCTTGAACCCGAACACCCCGGCGGCGAGGACGAGCATGAGCCCGCCGGACACGACCGCCGCCAGCCACGGACGCCGTCCGATGCTGCGCCCGATGGCCGCCGAGACGCGCGCCTTCGGCTGCTTCTTCCACGACTTGGACGGCCAGAAGATCGCCGTGCCGAGCAGCGAGATGATCGCGGGGAACAGGGTCAGGGCGGTGATGCCCATGAACAGGACCGCGATGGCCAGCGACGGCCCCCACGCCTTGAACGCGCCGAACGTGGCGAGCAGCAGGACGAGGAACGTCACGGCGATGGCGGCGGCGGCCGAGGCGATGACCTCGCCGACGCGCTCCACCGACTGGATCATCGCGGTCTTCTTGTCCTCACCGGCCCGCAGCCGCTCGCGGTAGCGGAACAGGAGGAACAGGTAGTAGTCGGCGCCGACGCCGAACAGGACGATCAGGATGATGATGCTGAGGCTGTCGTCGCTGGAGAAGTTCAGCACCTTCGACGCGGCCCCGACGAGCCCCATCACCACCTGCATCGTGACACTGATCACGATCAGCGGCAGGATGGCGGCGATCGGCGCCCGGAAGATCAGCAGGATCAGCCCGATGATCAGGACGAACGTCGCGATGCCGACGATCTCGAAGGACTGGTTGAACGAGTCCTCGTTGTCGACGAACCCGGCGACGTCACCGCCGACCTTGGCCTCCAGCCCGCTGCCCGACAGCAGCTTCGGCAACTCGAGCCGGATGTCCTTCACGGCGTCGGCCTGCTTCTTGCTGTCGTCGGTGCTCGTGCCCTTCATGCCCACGACGACGACCTGGACGGCCTTGTTGGGAGCGACCGTCTCCTTGGACGTGGAGACCGCGGTGACCGTCGGGTACTTCTTGGCCTGCAGCGCCGCGGCCGTCTGGCCGA
Proteins encoded in this region:
- a CDS encoding NUDIX domain-containing protein, encoding MTAGIDTPDRRGRTGLDRAGRDLTGNPRVKVRDVQVLSSHWYVLRNTVFDYQDRHGRWTTHERETHDRGNGATILLYNRERRTVVLIRQFRYPAYVNGHPDGMLLETPGGLLDEDRPEDAVRRETAEETGYVIGELEHVVDAYMSPGSVTEIVHCYAAPVEGEPQIAGAAGLAEEGEDIEVVELPFDRALAMTRDGGITDAKTIMLLQWAALDGPFARA
- a CDS encoding MMPL family transporter; protein product: MFAGLARFVVRHPWWTIVSWLVVAVVVIAFSPKLSTKSDQGDFLPSKYESAQAMKVAQKAFPQQADQTTVIVVKRSDGGALTTPDVAKVGQTAAALQAKKYPTVTAVSTSKETVAPNKAVQVVVVGMKGTSTDDSKKQADAVKDIRLELPKLLSGSGLEAKVGGDVAGFVDNEDSFNQSFEIVGIATFVLIIGLILLIFRAPIAAILPLIVISVTMQVVMGLVGAASKVLNFSSDDSLSIIILIVLFGVGADYYLFLLFRYRERLRAGEDKKTAMIQSVERVGEVIASAAAAIAVTFLVLLLATFGAFKAWGPSLAIAVLFMGITALTLFPAIISLLGTAIFWPSKSWKKQPKARVSAAIGRSIGRRPWLAAVVSGGLMLVLAAGVFGFKADYDFASGFPQDTESAQATKDMEKGFPPGLTKPVQVYLKTNDGSPATDAQVAAFRAAANGAPGVARVQDPVPAPLDKSVVRVDLLLKKNPVANESVVLVKDKLRPAVHKATPDGMRSYVGGETALWSDINTVNNRDLSVTLPVAAVLIAVILALLLRSVVAPVYLVAAVLVGFASTLGSAVYVFQGGLGEAGVTFQLPIILYLFVLAIGTDYNILMTARLREEAKEGHEPREAAALAVQHGGPTVAAAGLILAGTFSVMMLAKVSFLQQMGFSVAIGISIAAFVMSTFLVPGLTAMLGHRAWWPGHGDAPKKSPAGEEEDWQVATGLRR